The proteins below come from a single Pleuronectes platessa chromosome 3, fPlePla1.1, whole genome shotgun sequence genomic window:
- the LOC128436630 gene encoding location of vulva defective 1, whose protein sequence is MFDEFVQGENNRGGTMFFIPLVVSLTSLLCSVPVSYCEEECAPKPVFTPSRLFVKYGDPMSARCTVCPSCTVCPSCPDLFNLEKAVGTHTTNGSTITWRVGSLTEWRTKAQCFYGVMQCRSVLYVTAYKPPDSVSFSFTHSGPMLEAHQYTLQCDVKNVAPVENLVVTFHRGQNTTVRLNSTSTTQRKPASEVFSLNITASRADDGAQYWCEAKLELGPDGPQPPPVVMSQKITATVHYKPHVERSSHRDHVVVTAGDRLQLNCSAEGNPPPSFTWRLPGSGLPGSPLNATTLIIESVTVQDEGQYVCYITNKMGTVNITFNVEVKELELTSTSLPPTTTTTTTTTTTTTTTAPTTTTAPTTAATTTAATTTATTTTPTTTQTTTELTAAPSSSTSITLTRWFITWFLVLFFLLI, encoded by the exons ATGTTCGACGAGTTTGTCCAGGGAGAGAATAATCGGGGGGGGACCATGTTTTTCATTCCTCTGGTGGTTTCTTTGACGAGTCTTCTTTGCTCCGTCCCTGTCTCCTACTGTG agGAAGAGTGTGCACCCAAACCTGTGTTCACTCCGTCCAGACTGTTTGTGAAGTACGGGGACCCGATGTCCGCCAGGTGCACCGTGTGTCCGTCCTGCACCGTGTGTCCGTCCTGCCCCGATTTGTTCAATCTGGAGAAAGCTGTCGGAACTCACACAACAAACGGATCCACCATCACGTGGAGGGTCGGCAGCTTGACCGAGTGGAGAACAAAGGCTCAATGCTTTTATGGTGTTATGCAGTGCCGCAGCGTCCTGTATGTGACTGCTTACA AACCTCCGGACAGTGTCTCATTCAGCTTCACTCACTCGGGCCCGATGCTGGAGGCTCATCAGTACACGCTGCAGTGCGACGTGAAGAACGTGGCTCCGGTGGAAAACCTCGTGGTGACCTTCCACAGAGGTCAGAACACAACGGTTCGACTGAATTCCACCAGTACGACACAGAGGAAACCAGCGAGCGAGGTTTTCTCTCTGAACATCACCGCCAGCAGAGCAGACGACGGAGCTCAGTACTGGTGTGAAGCCAAACTGGAGCTGGGACCTGACGGACCACAGCCCCCTCCAGTGGTGATGTCACAAAAGATCACCGCCACCGTCCACT ATAAGCCTCACGTGGAGAGGTCATCCCATCGGGACCACGTCGTTGTCACAGCTGGAGACCGTCTCCAGCTGAACTGCTCAGCTGAGGGAAACCCCCCCCCATCGTTCACCTGGCGGCTCCCTGGGTCCGGGCTCCCTGGGTCCCCCCTCAATGCCACCACTCTCATCATTGAGTCCGTCACTGTGCAGGATGAAGGCCAGTACGTGTGTTACATCACAAACAAAATGGGGACCGTGAACATCACTTTCAAcgtggaggtcaaag AATTGGAGTTAACCTCAACCAGTTTGcctccaacaaccacaaccacaaccacaaccacaaccacaaccacaactacagccccaaccacAACTACAGCCCCAACTACAGCAGCAACAACTACAGCAGCAACAACTACAGCAACTACAACTACACCAACAACAACTCAAACCACCACCGAGCTGACCGCTGCAccgagcagcagcaccagcatcacactgactcGCTGGTTTATTACGTGGTTCCTGGTTTTATTCTTTCTCCTGATTTGA